In Pongo abelii isolate AG06213 chromosome X, NHGRI_mPonAbe1-v2.0_pri, whole genome shotgun sequence, one DNA window encodes the following:
- the DIPK2B gene encoding divergent protein kinase domain 2B isoform X2: protein MEPQLGPEAAALRPGWLALLLWVSALSCSFSLPASSLSSLVPQVRTSYNFGRTFLGLDKCNACIGTSICKKFFKEEIRSDNWLASHLGLPPDFLLSYPANYSDDSKIWRPVEIFRLVSKYQNEISDRRICASASAPKTCSIERVLRKTERFQKWLQAKRLTPDLVQDCHQGQRELKFLCMLR from the exons ATGGAGCCCCAGCTGGGGCCTGAGGCTGCCGCCCTCCGCCCTGGCTGGCTGGCCCTGCTGCTGTGGGTCTCAGCCCTGAGCTGTTCTTTCTCCTTGCcagcttcttccctttcttctctggTGCCCCAAGTCAGAACCAGCTACAATTTTGGAAGGACTTTCCTCGGTCTTGATAAATGCAATGCCTGCATCGGGACATCTATTTGCAAGAAgttctttaaagaagaaataag GTCTGACAACTGGCTGGCTTCCCACCTTGGACTGCCTCCCGACTTCTTGCTTTCTTATCCTGCAAATTACTCAGATGATTCCAAAATCTGGCGCCCTGTGGAGATCTTTAGACTGGTCAGCAAATATCAAAACGAGATCTCAGACAGGAGAATCTGTGCCTCTGCATCAGCCCCAAAGACCTGCAGCATTGAGCGTGTCCTGCGGAAAACAGAGAGGTTCCAGAAATGGCTGCAGGCCAAGCGCCTCACGCCAGACCTGGTGCAG